The Zingiber officinale cultivar Zhangliang chromosome 9A, Zo_v1.1, whole genome shotgun sequence genome window below encodes:
- the LOC122021288 gene encoding thioredoxin H4-1-like produces the protein MGNCFGKEGKDADLQEEVDFKGGNVHVITSQEGWDQKISQAKNDGKIVVANFSATWCGPCRLMAPVYTELSEKYPALMFLTIDVDELSEFSSSWDIRATPTFFFLRDGQQVDKLIGANKIELEKKIVTFIEPSVR, from the exons ATGGGAAATTGTTTTGGCAAG GAAGGGAAAGATGCTGATCTTCAAGAGGAGGTAGACTTCAAAGGTGGAAATGTGCATGTAATAACTAGCCAAGAAGGCTGGGACCAAAAAATTTCTCAAGCAAAAAATGATGGAAAGATA GTCGTAGCAAATTTTAGTGCTACATGGTGTGGGCCATGCCGACTGATGGCACCTGTTTATACAGAGCTGTCTGAGAAGTATCCTGCACTGATGTTTTTGACAATAGATGTCGATGAGTTATCG gAGTTTAGCTCATCATGGGACATCCgagcaactccgactttcttttTCCTGAGAGATGGGCAGCAAGTGGACAAGCTCATCGGCGCCAACAAAATTGAGTTGGAGAAGAAGATAGTCACTTTCATCGAGCCCTCAGTTCGATGA